Genomic segment of bacterium:
GGAGCCTTCGGAGGCCAGTCGCGCGAGAGCCCGCGCGCGTTCGGCGAGATCGTGGCGCGTGTCGCCTTCGTTGCGAAGCAATTTCAGGCCCTCTTCGAGGAGAGTGCGTGGCGCGCCGATGACCCGCGAGACCTCTCCCATTCCGAGTTGCAGTTTGCTGGGCGCGGGGCGAGGACTCCAGGATCGAGGTATGTCGACTTTTTCGACCGGTTCGGGTGTAAGCAGTTCCGAGATGAGTTCGGCGCCGGATACCCCGTCCACCATGCAGTGATGCACCTTCGAGATCAGCGCGACCCGATCGCCTTCGATCCCTTCCACCACCCACAACTCCCAGAGCGGTTTGTCGCGATCCAGGCGCTGCGAGAAGATGCGGCCCACCAGACGCTTGAGTTGTCGCTCACTGCCGGGTTGGGGCAGGGCGCTATGACGTACGTGGTAGCTGATGTTGAAGTCGGCATCGTCGATCCACACGGGATGTCGCTCGATCGGTGTGCGTTGCAGGCGCTGGCGATAGCGTGGAATGCGATCAAGGCGCGAGTTTACGTACTCGCTGATGCGATCAATATCGATGGCGCCGCTGGATCCGCGCAACGGGCCGGCGTCGAAGACCTGGGTGGAGGCGATATGCATCCCAGCATCTTCGTTTTCGTAGACGAGGAATGAGTTGTCGAGCATCGTGAGTCGGTCGGAATAACTTTCACTCTCACTCATGGGAAGGCTTCCTTCTCCGTCTGTGGATTGTGTCGAGTGCGACTGTTTCGAGTGTTCCTGATGCGCCGTAGTCAG
This window contains:
- a CDS encoding wax ester/triacylglycerol synthase family O-acyltransferase, translating into MSESESYSDRLTMLDNSFLVYENEDAGMHIASTQVFDAGPLRGSSGAIDIDRISEYVNSRLDRIPRYRQRLQRTPIERHPVWIDDADFNISYHVRHSALPQPGSERQLKRLVGRIFSQRLDRDKPLWELWVVEGIEGDRVALISKVHHCMVDGVSGAELISELLTPEPVEKVDIPRSWSPRPAPSKLQLGMGEVSRVIGAPRTLLEEGLKLLRNEGDTRHDLAERARALARLASEGSHMATPVPFNQPIGPHRRIDWLPMSIDRIRAVRRKLGGSLNDVVLATAAGGLARYLENSRGVDLASLDFRVMTPVSVRAPDQDGTLGNRVSAWMVPLPLAEPDPRARLKAIQETTQELKDSRQALGAYALTQATEWTGSALLSLGARLMTLGTPFNMVITNVPGPQMPLYLLESRMQAAHPLVPLLGQLGLGIALFSYAGTLSWGFSADWNIVPDLHELVLATEQAFEELENLS